Proteins co-encoded in one Kribbella qitaiheensis genomic window:
- a CDS encoding Hsp70 family protein, producing the protein MGYRLGVDLGTTFSAAAVARGGVAEAISLGDHGHEIPSIALKSADGSLLFGVQALADAEDQPDRVAREFKRRIGDKTSFYLGGTPMSPHLLSGKLLGWVVAQVARGQGSGPDEVVVTCPANWGPFRRELMDQVVSISGLPAARICTEPEAAALHFASTGQVREGDAIAVYDLGGGTFDAAVLRLERQGFSFLGRPEGIEQLGGLDFDDAVFGHFRRSLQLPEDLSDDPELMHGLLRLRRECLEAKEKLSHQTAVTIHVGLPGVRPSVRMTRAELEDLIGPSIEQTVDCLERAVEHANLSVADLAAVVLVGGSARIPLVSEQVARRLGRPVTISPHPKLCVAMGAALLPTLSPVPTSAPSPASAGAPAPTAGAHAPAGGGLAPGAPAPTAGALAPDVAALAPGAGGPGPAAGGPGPGAPASAAGGLAPGEPAHVAPGAAGLAPTGNSDSQPLVPADTGRDAGPPASGARRRRAASAGARRPARYALAATILFVGGVVFALIGPTSAVSKELSWDVDSARTTALPAGTAAGAQLTPTLLGVDLPGDPMKLDRATRTFEIGGYKLFLAGPVVGVVEPPGGKVLLTRSGGAWWSPFATIPGGALILGVLFSIAYAEALLRELRLQRGTVRLGQLAGMIGVGLVAGLVAAVATWLGGRLLAPVSAVLTVVSIAGSAGLLAFAVGSGRRRTARSLPER; encoded by the coding sequence ATGGGGTACCGATTGGGCGTCGACCTGGGCACGACGTTCTCAGCCGCCGCTGTCGCGCGCGGTGGCGTCGCCGAGGCGATCTCGCTCGGCGACCACGGGCACGAGATCCCGTCGATCGCGCTCAAATCCGCCGACGGCTCCCTGCTGTTCGGCGTACAGGCGCTGGCCGATGCCGAGGATCAGCCCGACAGGGTGGCGCGGGAGTTCAAGCGCCGGATCGGGGACAAAACCAGCTTCTACCTCGGCGGTACGCCGATGTCGCCGCACCTGTTGTCCGGGAAGCTGCTCGGCTGGGTGGTGGCGCAGGTTGCCAGGGGGCAGGGGAGTGGACCGGACGAGGTGGTGGTGACCTGCCCGGCCAACTGGGGTCCGTTCCGCCGCGAGCTGATGGATCAGGTCGTCTCGATCAGTGGCCTCCCGGCTGCCAGGATCTGTACGGAGCCTGAGGCTGCCGCCCTGCATTTCGCCTCGACCGGGCAGGTCCGCGAAGGCGACGCGATCGCGGTCTACGACCTCGGTGGCGGCACGTTCGACGCGGCTGTACTTCGGCTGGAGCGGCAGGGGTTCAGCTTCCTGGGCAGGCCGGAAGGAATCGAGCAGCTCGGTGGGCTGGACTTCGACGACGCCGTGTTCGGTCATTTCCGGCGCTCGCTCCAGCTACCGGAGGACCTGTCCGACGACCCCGAGTTGATGCACGGGCTGCTGCGGTTGCGGCGGGAATGCTTGGAAGCCAAGGAGAAGCTCTCCCACCAGACCGCCGTCACCATCCACGTCGGCCTGCCAGGCGTCCGACCGAGCGTCCGGATGACGCGTGCCGAACTCGAAGACCTGATCGGCCCGTCGATCGAGCAGACCGTCGACTGCCTGGAGCGTGCAGTAGAGCACGCGAACCTCTCGGTCGCTGACCTTGCGGCCGTAGTCCTGGTCGGCGGCTCGGCCCGCATCCCACTCGTCTCCGAACAGGTCGCCCGCCGCCTCGGCAGACCAGTAACAATCAGCCCACACCCCAAACTCTGCGTCGCCATGGGCGCCGCCCTACTACCAACGCTCTCTCCCGTCCCCACCTCCGCTCCCTCTCCCGCCTCCGCAGGCGCCCCTGCGCCGACCGCTGGCGCCCACGCTCCCGCCGGTGGCGGCCTCGCTCCGGGGGCCCCCGCGCCCACCGCGGGCGCTCTCGCCCCCGACGTTGCCGCCCTCGCGCCCGGCGCAGGCGGCCCCGGGCCGGCCGCTGGCGGCCCTGGCCCTGGCGCTCCCGCCTCCGCCGCTGGCGGCCTCGCCCCTGGCGAACCCGCCCACGTCGCTCCCGGCGCTGCCGGCCTTGCTCCCACCGGCAACTCCGACTCTCAGCCGTTGGTTCCTGCTGACACCGGCCGGGACGCCGGCCCGCCGGCTTCGGGTGCTCGTCGGCGTCGAGCCGCCTCAGCTGGAGCGCGGCGGCCCGCCAGATACGCGCTTGCGGCGACGATTCTGTTTGTGGGGGGAGTTGTCTTCGCTTTGATCGGGCCCACCAGCGCGGTGAGCAAGGAGCTGAGCTGGGACGTGGACTCCGCGCGGACCACGGCGCTGCCTGCAGGCACGGCGGCGGGCGCGCAGCTCACGCCGACGCTCCTCGGCGTCGATCTTCCCGGCGATCCGATGAAGCTCGACCGAGCGACGCGGACCTTCGAGATCGGCGGCTACAAACTCTTTCTGGCCGGACCGGTGGTCGGCGTCGTCGAACCACCCGGCGGCAAGGTGTTGCTGACGCGCTCCGGCGGCGCGTGGTGGTCGCCCTTCGCGACGATCCCTGGCGGGGCCCTGATCCTGGGAGTCCTGTTCAGCATCGCGTACGCCGAAGCGCTGCTCCGTGAGCTCAGGTTGCAGCGCGGAACAGTTCGCCTGGGCCAACTGGCCGGGATGATCGGCGTCGGGCTGGTGGCCGGCCTCGTGGCCGCAGTGGCTACCTGGCTGGGCGGGCGGTTGCTGGCACCCGTGTCCGCGGTCCTGACGGTGGTGAGCATCGCCGGCTCAGCCGGGCTACTCGCCTTCGCCGTCGGGAGCGGGCGCCGTCGTACCGCGCGGTCCTTACCGGAACGGTAG
- a CDS encoding Ig-like domain-containing protein: protein MRRALLLLTVAFLVVLPAWPSPAANADTEWACTGGSVETCIKQSTDHGYSTDSVTITAQFRDDDEVIDATSLTIFVNDSEKATVSEAGEVSLTYKLDPGRALPATDEIYAVGDDVGYPFQSPTIEHLWVKRPVLTVAASPNGTSGEVGSSFTVQAHLTLDSKPLRNTAVKLTSSMSGQPQISRTATSDVNGSVSFTYTRQTAGEDEIVVTASWQGQSGAASLIRRWRLSPPTPPSTPPTSPTSPTLTPTSPVSSQPPSDPTGPSDSSTPSTPSDSPTPLRASLDLSPNNTSTAVGRDFTVTAAVTTRSGDPVPDRLVTFESTKRGEGAISRTATTDDEGKAQFTYRRNTAGSDAVHARVSVDGTGLSERIVHAWTDRATPPSAAGTLRLDSDVVNPGSDLKLTGSGCPANGRIELSIGDFALAGTRADSAGDYRVVAPLPELPLGRHKVKASCAGSSTTATVDVVGVTAAMGTAGAAGVTTVAVLAFFVLLGGSIVRGLGNLGVELPFR, encoded by the coding sequence ATGCGACGAGCACTCCTCCTGCTCACGGTCGCCTTCCTCGTCGTCTTGCCAGCCTGGCCGTCGCCTGCGGCCAACGCAGACACCGAGTGGGCCTGCACCGGAGGCAGCGTGGAGACCTGCATCAAGCAGAGCACGGACCACGGCTATTCCACCGATTCGGTGACCATCACCGCCCAGTTCCGGGACGACGACGAGGTCATCGACGCGACCAGTCTGACGATCTTCGTCAACGACAGTGAAAAGGCGACTGTCTCGGAGGCAGGCGAAGTCAGCCTGACCTACAAGCTGGATCCGGGCCGCGCTCTCCCGGCGACGGACGAGATCTATGCCGTCGGGGATGACGTGGGCTATCCGTTCCAGTCACCGACGATCGAACACCTCTGGGTCAAGCGGCCGGTTCTGACGGTCGCCGCCTCGCCGAACGGCACATCGGGCGAGGTCGGATCGTCTTTCACTGTGCAGGCCCACCTGACGTTGGACAGCAAGCCCCTGCGCAACACGGCCGTCAAACTGACGAGCTCCATGTCCGGCCAGCCGCAGATCAGCCGTACTGCCACGAGCGATGTCAACGGATCGGTGAGCTTCACCTACACCCGTCAGACGGCCGGCGAGGACGAGATCGTGGTGACCGCAAGCTGGCAAGGACAGTCGGGGGCAGCCAGCCTGATCAGACGCTGGCGCCTTTCCCCGCCGACACCACCCTCCACCCCGCCGACGTCGCCGACGTCGCCGACGCTGACACCAACGTCGCCCGTCTCCTCGCAGCCGCCTTCGGATCCCACTGGACCGTCCGACAGTTCGACGCCGAGTACGCCGTCCGACAGCCCAACCCCGCTTCGCGCTTCGCTCGATCTGTCCCCGAACAACACCAGTACTGCGGTCGGGCGCGATTTCACGGTGACTGCCGCGGTGACCACCAGATCGGGTGATCCGGTGCCGGATCGGCTGGTGACCTTCGAGAGCACGAAACGTGGGGAAGGCGCGATCAGCAGGACGGCTACCACCGACGACGAGGGCAAAGCGCAGTTCACTTACCGTCGGAACACCGCGGGATCGGATGCCGTACACGCCCGCGTCAGCGTCGACGGAACCGGGCTCAGTGAGCGCATCGTCCATGCGTGGACCGATCGAGCGACGCCGCCGTCGGCCGCGGGGACGCTTCGGCTCGACTCTGATGTGGTGAATCCGGGTAGCGACCTCAAACTGACCGGCAGCGGCTGCCCTGCCAACGGTCGGATCGAGCTGTCGATCGGGGATTTCGCACTCGCCGGCACCCGGGCAGACAGCGCCGGGGACTATCGGGTGGTCGCTCCGCTTCCTGAGCTGCCGTTGGGGCGGCACAAGGTCAAGGCCAGCTGTGCCGGGAGCTCGACGACGGCCACCGTCGACGTCGTCGGCGTCACCGCGGCCATGGGTACGGCCGGCGCGGCGGGCGTGACGACCGTGGCCGTTCTTGCCTTCTTCGTACTGCTCGGGGGGTCGATCGTCCGCGGTCTCGGAAACCTCGGCGTCGAGCTACCGTTCCGGTAA
- a CDS encoding DUF7577 domain-containing protein: MAIIEDVCTACGERNPAGSAFCLYCGVYLGWDQATAEERPPVRQAAGEPTLIASQHPDQSRQPTSQSGQPTSHSDQALRPAPPVSEPQYEDTSGRPKAGEVACPQCGVPNAVTLRFCSKCGKTLRPSLFTSPGPTAVAGQSWWQRLWDPKDRKTRRDYRRSLPPLYRWRRVIVGVGGIAAVVVVLSVVGKNPVGWAKDRVNDVRGALVAVDPVVFAGAPPQSVAPDYNALALGTAPLDDAWATPWVPTTLAPLDGCTGKAAAKGMVTLTFKDPVRVRRLDVRAGLPAANAKRALQFRPSVLLVMYEGRCSELQVKDSSDLQQLKLDTGVPVKQLLIAVGSTYPARADAAENLTALTSITVQSRPH; encoded by the coding sequence GTGGCGATCATCGAAGACGTCTGTACCGCGTGCGGGGAACGCAATCCCGCCGGTTCGGCCTTCTGCCTGTACTGCGGGGTGTATCTCGGCTGGGACCAGGCGACCGCCGAGGAGCGCCCGCCGGTGCGTCAGGCCGCGGGCGAACCGACGCTGATCGCATCCCAGCACCCAGACCAGTCGAGGCAGCCCACCTCCCAGTCGGGGCAGCCCACCTCGCACTCGGACCAGGCTCTGCGACCGGCACCACCGGTCAGCGAACCGCAGTACGAAGACACCTCCGGGCGCCCGAAAGCGGGGGAGGTCGCGTGCCCTCAGTGCGGTGTGCCGAATGCGGTGACACTCCGCTTCTGCAGCAAGTGCGGCAAGACGCTGCGACCGTCGCTGTTTACCAGCCCAGGGCCGACGGCCGTTGCCGGCCAGAGTTGGTGGCAGCGGTTATGGGATCCCAAGGATCGCAAGACCCGCCGCGACTATCGCCGTAGCCTTCCGCCGCTCTACCGCTGGCGCCGCGTCATCGTCGGCGTCGGCGGGATTGCCGCTGTAGTGGTGGTCTTGTCGGTCGTCGGCAAGAACCCTGTGGGCTGGGCCAAGGACCGGGTGAACGACGTACGCGGCGCGTTGGTAGCGGTCGACCCGGTCGTATTCGCAGGGGCTCCGCCACAGTCCGTTGCCCCTGACTACAACGCTCTCGCGCTCGGTACTGCGCCGCTCGACGATGCCTGGGCCACCCCCTGGGTTCCTACGACCCTCGCCCCGCTCGACGGCTGCACGGGGAAGGCCGCGGCGAAGGGCATGGTCACCTTGACCTTCAAGGACCCCGTCCGCGTTCGGCGGTTGGATGTCCGCGCAGGACTGCCCGCTGCCAACGCCAAGCGCGCGCTGCAGTTCCGGCCGAGCGTGCTGCTCGTCATGTACGAGGGACGCTGTAGCGAACTGCAGGTCAAGGACAGCAGCGATCTGCAGCAGCTCAAGCTCGACACTGGTGTACCGGTCAAGCAACTGCTGATCGCGGTCGGCAGTACCTACCCGGCCCGGGCTGACGCCGCTGAGAACCTGACTGCACTCACTAGCATCACTGTGCAGTCGCGTCCCCACTAG
- a CDS encoding fibronectin type III domain-containing protein, with translation MTDPVLRLETTQLTVEPGGQARAEFTVLNPGTIVESYALDIVGEQPIPWAEITPPVLSVYPQQQETAVVVFNPPTGPTGPAGTVPFGIRAKSAVDPSNSAVVEGQLEIGQVFGLQAKLTPVTSSGRWRGLHTIQFSNWGNAPARLRIVASDPDQALGFLIRPDVVDVPLGSTVTARIKARTRKPVLRGSPSRLPFKVVGEPDPPRPFGTPTPAGADPSRPVVDGAFNQKPILTRGVVMAATVAGAALIGILAFALTRGGAAATPTGDGTTLPGKPVLTATAAGPSSVALVWAALPNIDSYALHYVDQGDHINKTDRGIDVKNTAKSVDGLKPSTAYCFALSAVNGKLEGPLSAKVCATTAAAPVTPTSVPPSSVPPSSAPTSAPPGGTSSTPPATGPSQPGQPSVVVGPDTPAFAPGGWIAAIELQPGATGIAEQTAKDLAAQLKGGGVDAKVLHAAGQYPGIFRANKAPMSDDWVVYLGPGSSSDQVKAACQSAKVQAIHKSPCLTYQPAVAPS, from the coding sequence GTGACGGACCCAGTACTGCGGCTGGAGACGACGCAGTTGACCGTCGAGCCCGGCGGGCAGGCGCGGGCGGAGTTCACCGTCCTCAACCCGGGCACGATCGTCGAGAGCTACGCGCTGGACATCGTCGGCGAGCAGCCGATCCCGTGGGCCGAGATCACGCCGCCGGTGCTGTCCGTCTACCCGCAGCAGCAGGAGACGGCCGTCGTCGTCTTCAACCCGCCCACGGGTCCGACCGGGCCGGCCGGCACGGTGCCGTTCGGGATCCGCGCGAAGTCAGCGGTCGACCCGTCGAACAGTGCGGTCGTGGAGGGCCAACTCGAGATCGGTCAGGTCTTCGGGCTACAGGCCAAGCTGACGCCGGTCACGTCCTCCGGTCGCTGGCGCGGGCTGCACACGATCCAGTTCAGCAACTGGGGCAATGCTCCGGCCCGGTTGCGGATCGTCGCGTCCGATCCCGACCAGGCCCTCGGCTTCCTGATCCGCCCGGACGTGGTCGACGTACCGCTGGGCTCCACAGTGACGGCCCGCATCAAGGCCCGCACCCGCAAGCCCGTACTCCGCGGCTCGCCCTCGCGCCTGCCCTTCAAGGTCGTAGGGGAGCCAGATCCCCCACGCCCCTTCGGCACACCAACCCCTGCCGGCGCCGACCCGTCCCGCCCAGTAGTCGACGGAGCCTTCAACCAAAAGCCCATCCTCACCCGCGGCGTCGTCATGGCAGCCACGGTCGCAGGAGCCGCCCTGATCGGCATCCTGGCCTTCGCCCTGACCCGCGGCGGCGCGGCAGCTACCCCGACAGGCGACGGTACGACCTTGCCCGGCAAGCCTGTGCTGACGGCGACTGCGGCCGGTCCCAGCTCTGTCGCGCTCGTCTGGGCCGCCCTGCCCAACATCGACTCCTATGCGCTCCACTACGTCGATCAGGGCGACCACATCAACAAGACCGACCGTGGCATCGACGTGAAGAACACGGCCAAGAGCGTCGACGGTCTCAAGCCCAGCACCGCTTACTGCTTCGCGTTGAGTGCCGTCAACGGCAAACTCGAAGGTCCGCTCTCCGCCAAGGTCTGCGCTACGACTGCCGCGGCGCCGGTGACACCGACTTCCGTCCCGCCCAGTAGCGTTCCGCCGTCGAGCGCACCCACCAGTGCGCCGCCGGGCGGGACCAGTTCGACACCTCCTGCCACGGGCCCGAGCCAGCCCGGTCAGCCGTCCGTGGTCGTCGGACCGGATACACCGGCATTCGCGCCCGGCGGCTGGATCGCGGCCATAGAGCTGCAGCCCGGAGCGACCGGGATCGCCGAACAGACCGCCAAGGATCTGGCCGCGCAACTGAAGGGCGGCGGAGTCGACGCGAAGGTCCTGCACGCCGCCGGTCAATACCCCGGGATCTTCAGGGCCAACAAGGCGCCGATGAGCGACGACTGGGTGGTCTACCTCGGCCCGGGATCCTCGTCGGACCAGGTGAAAGCCGCCTGTCAGTCCGCGAAGGTGCAGGCGATCCACAAGTCGCCGTGCCTCACCTACCAACCGGCTGTGGCGCCGAGCTAG
- a CDS encoding DUF4255 domain-containing protein — protein MIQEVDSALQALIQREAVGARDVEVVFDAPTKDWSSRRNAPTIDVYLYDIREDLRRRERGLLNEYDEDQRITARHLPPRYFKLSYLVTAWTQRPEDEHRLLSGLLSCFLRHDALPTDLLTGPLAELGLSVPVSIALPPPEDRSFADVWSALGGELKPSLDLVVCAPTPTGRVYEAATLVNQPPRVSMGGTDGWPPREEAGRGPANEQPRPNPRRARKRTG, from the coding sequence GTGATCCAAGAGGTGGACTCGGCGCTGCAGGCTCTGATCCAGCGCGAAGCGGTCGGTGCGCGGGACGTCGAAGTGGTGTTCGACGCCCCTACCAAGGATTGGTCGAGCCGCCGGAACGCGCCCACGATCGACGTCTACCTGTACGACATCCGCGAGGACCTGCGCCGCCGCGAGCGCGGGCTGCTGAACGAGTACGACGAAGATCAGCGGATCACGGCACGACACCTGCCGCCCCGCTACTTCAAGCTGTCCTACCTTGTGACGGCCTGGACCCAGCGGCCGGAGGACGAGCACCGGCTGCTGTCTGGGCTGCTCTCCTGCTTCCTGAGGCACGACGCACTGCCTACTGACCTGCTCACCGGCCCACTGGCCGAGCTGGGCCTGTCGGTTCCGGTCTCTATCGCGCTGCCGCCGCCAGAGGACCGTTCCTTCGCTGATGTGTGGTCTGCACTGGGCGGCGAGCTCAAACCGTCCCTGGACCTGGTGGTCTGTGCACCGACGCCGACCGGTCGCGTCTACGAGGCGGCCACGTTGGTGAACCAGCCGCCGCGGGTATCGATGGGTGGCACGGACGGCTGGCCGCCGCGCGAAGAGGCAGGACGCGGCCCTGCGAACGAGCAGCCTCGCCCCAATCCCCGTCGAGCCCGCAAGAGGACCGGGTGA
- a CDS encoding ATP-binding protein → MTAQGLDYLLARLGLVEDRIRALVAQRRADDPAMDDPFRGLYVNDELVDRLLSGQAHTAVVDHEALAELERSADLVAEGNIIRLRRLAAVAGLSELDTELLVIALLPDLDSRFERLYGYLNDDVTRRRPSVGLALELAGASSMSSVARGRLLASGPLVDRGLLIVEDPERPFLTRAVRVPDRVAAHLLGDDLPDHRLVPMLEELTAYKTDASADLGRSLAAGVRLVHLREHEAGTGQSIAAAALAAAGRGVVAVDLSLLARDADPLGLAVIAGREALLQDAGLVVGPVEALAEASLESLHRLSRWEVPVLFIGTTTWDPRWSPETPLTVDAPVLGAHDRIELWREHLHDSDLDPEILASHLALGPGQVRNVFKTAAASAVLAGTAITADDLRRGVRAQNAAGLERLARRIEPEVGWDDLVLAPAVRRALQGLAARARHRDTVLTDWRMRRGGGRGRGVTALFAGDSGTGKTMSAEVIATELGLDLYTVNLATVVDKYVGETEKNLERIFSEAGGVNAVLFFDEADAIFGKRSDVRDAHDRYANIESAYLLQRLESFDGLAILATNLRANIDDAFTRRLDAIIDFPAPTPDLRLRLWQQCLAPPLPLGDDLELEFCAQSFELAGGNIRSASVSAAYLAAESGQPVRMADLIAAVGQEYRKLGRLVLEREFGQYYEMLDGQAQEMRGR, encoded by the coding sequence GTGACCGCGCAAGGGCTGGACTATCTCCTGGCGCGCCTGGGCCTGGTCGAGGACCGGATCCGGGCGCTCGTGGCGCAACGCCGGGCGGACGATCCCGCGATGGACGACCCGTTCCGGGGGCTGTACGTCAACGACGAACTCGTGGATCGGCTGCTCAGCGGTCAGGCCCATACGGCCGTCGTGGATCACGAGGCGCTGGCGGAGCTGGAACGCTCGGCCGACCTCGTTGCTGAGGGCAACATCATTCGGCTGCGCCGGTTGGCCGCCGTCGCGGGGTTGTCGGAACTGGACACCGAGTTGCTGGTGATCGCGCTGCTGCCCGATCTGGACAGCCGGTTCGAGCGGCTCTACGGCTACCTCAACGACGACGTGACCCGGCGGCGCCCGAGCGTCGGGCTCGCGCTGGAACTCGCCGGTGCCTCGTCGATGTCGTCGGTCGCGCGCGGGCGGCTGCTGGCGAGCGGGCCGCTGGTGGATCGCGGGCTGCTGATCGTGGAGGATCCCGAGCGACCTTTCCTGACTCGCGCGGTCCGGGTACCTGACCGGGTTGCCGCGCATCTGCTCGGGGACGATCTGCCCGACCATCGGCTGGTGCCGATGCTGGAAGAGCTGACGGCGTACAAGACCGATGCGAGCGCGGATCTCGGTCGCAGCTTGGCGGCCGGCGTACGGCTGGTTCATCTGCGTGAGCACGAGGCCGGCACCGGGCAGTCCATCGCGGCTGCGGCTCTGGCCGCTGCCGGGCGTGGTGTGGTCGCTGTCGACTTGAGTCTGCTGGCGCGCGATGCCGATCCGCTCGGCTTGGCCGTGATCGCTGGTCGGGAGGCGTTGCTGCAGGACGCGGGGCTGGTCGTCGGGCCGGTGGAGGCGCTGGCGGAGGCGTCGCTCGAATCGCTGCACCGGCTGAGCCGATGGGAGGTACCTGTCCTCTTCATCGGTACTACGACGTGGGATCCGCGGTGGAGTCCGGAGACCCCGTTGACCGTCGATGCGCCCGTACTCGGAGCGCACGACCGGATCGAGCTGTGGCGCGAACACCTGCACGATTCGGACCTCGATCCCGAGATCTTGGCGTCGCATCTCGCGCTGGGGCCCGGCCAGGTGCGGAATGTGTTCAAGACCGCCGCCGCCTCGGCCGTGCTGGCGGGCACCGCGATCACCGCAGACGACCTGCGCCGCGGAGTACGGGCTCAGAACGCGGCCGGACTCGAGCGACTGGCGCGACGGATCGAGCCTGAGGTCGGGTGGGACGATCTTGTCCTGGCTCCGGCCGTACGGCGTGCGCTGCAAGGGCTTGCGGCCCGGGCGCGGCATCGCGACACCGTGTTGACCGACTGGCGGATGCGGCGTGGTGGGGGACGTGGGCGTGGCGTCACGGCCTTGTTCGCGGGCGATTCCGGCACCGGCAAGACGATGTCGGCCGAGGTGATCGCGACGGAGCTCGGGCTCGATCTGTACACGGTGAACCTGGCCACCGTGGTGGACAAGTACGTGGGGGAGACCGAGAAGAACCTGGAGCGGATCTTCAGCGAGGCCGGCGGGGTCAACGCTGTGTTGTTCTTCGACGAGGCCGATGCGATCTTCGGCAAGCGGAGCGACGTCCGTGATGCGCACGATCGCTATGCCAACATCGAGAGTGCCTATCTGCTGCAGCGGTTGGAGAGCTTCGACGGATTGGCCATCCTGGCGACCAACCTGCGGGCCAACATCGACGACGCCTTCACCCGGCGCCTCGACGCGATCATCGACTTCCCGGCCCCGACGCCGGACCTGCGACTCCGGCTCTGGCAGCAATGCCTGGCCCCGCCACTGCCGCTCGGCGACGACCTGGAGCTGGAGTTCTGCGCGCAGTCCTTCGAACTTGCCGGCGGGAACATTCGCTCAGCCTCGGTGAGCGCCGCCTATCTGGCCGCCGAATCAGGCCAGCCGGTCCGGATGGCCGACCTGATCGCGGCAGTAGGCCAGGAGTACCGAAAGCTCGGCCGGCTGGTCCTGGAACGCGAATTCGGCCAGTACTACGAAATGCTCGACGGGCAGGCGCAGGAGATGCGGGGACGATGA